One stretch of bacterium DNA includes these proteins:
- a CDS encoding glycoside hydrolase — translation MDSKLNISFLWHQHQPYYKIIQANGKSIYQMPWVRLHAVKDYFDLPRWMDDFPNLKQNFNLVPSLLVQLEDYVHQKAEDRVIQLTRIKSSELTETDKESILKTFFLANHKRLIFPHKRYHELLTKKEKKEILSLQDFTDLQVWYNLCWVGEYWKKQDPFKSLLKKGSHFSDKDKKDVIDGHYRIMGEVIPLYQRLVKENKIELSVTPFYHPILPLLCNSDVANHSVKESPDSSFLFKHPEDAEKQIQKSVSYFDKLFGFKPTGMWPSEGGVSDEALQRVAASDFEWLATDQEILENSDVDDPEKNICLPHVWERDGKKLFLVFRDHGLSDAIGFAYSEMKSEDAANDFISRVDKVRKKLLEKNINPGGCLLNVILDGENCWEFYRDNGADFLKHLYSKLSESRTIRSVAIGDFLKRADTENIHFPLVTRLHPGSWISHNFDIWIGSHKEKNTAWKYVKATRDFLVEKSKANFSKETIEAAWEEIYLAEGSDWFWWFGDDHQADNKFEFDALFRYHLMRVYDLLHVSPPSYLAMPIMALQSAGAVMTLPTSYIKPKIDGRVSHFYEWIDAGFYEAHLDGDTMHVSDPWFKKVYYGFDEKSVYLRVDFFDEVTEKFKRDGRYSLQFEFVSITTLIFSAASFEAADHRRIECRHKFGRIFESEISMESLGLKPGDSFQLSVSVYENDREIVRRPSRKPLVIPIPDESSDKYLWSV, via the coding sequence ATGGACTCCAAACTCAATATCTCTTTCCTCTGGCATCAACATCAGCCGTATTACAAGATCATTCAGGCGAACGGGAAAAGTATCTACCAGATGCCGTGGGTTCGATTGCATGCCGTAAAAGATTATTTTGATCTGCCGCGATGGATGGATGACTTCCCCAATCTAAAACAAAACTTTAATCTCGTTCCTTCCTTACTCGTGCAACTGGAGGATTACGTACACCAAAAGGCTGAGGATCGCGTAATTCAGTTAACGCGGATTAAATCGTCAGAACTTACGGAAACGGATAAAGAGAGTATACTTAAGACTTTTTTTCTTGCCAATCATAAACGACTGATTTTTCCGCACAAGCGATACCACGAACTTTTAACCAAAAAAGAAAAAAAAGAAATACTTTCTTTACAGGATTTTACCGACCTGCAGGTTTGGTACAATTTGTGTTGGGTCGGTGAATACTGGAAAAAGCAGGATCCTTTTAAGTCTCTTTTAAAAAAAGGGAGTCATTTTTCCGATAAGGATAAAAAGGACGTCATAGACGGGCATTACCGTATTATGGGAGAGGTCATACCCCTGTATCAAAGATTGGTAAAGGAAAACAAGATCGAGTTATCGGTTACGCCGTTTTATCATCCCATTCTTCCTCTATTATGTAATTCGGACGTTGCAAACCATTCTGTGAAAGAGAGCCCGGATTCCTCTTTTCTCTTCAAACACCCGGAAGACGCTGAAAAACAAATACAGAAATCGGTGTCTTATTTTGATAAACTATTCGGATTTAAGCCAACCGGCATGTGGCCTTCCGAAGGCGGCGTGAGCGACGAGGCATTGCAAAGGGTCGCCGCATCAGATTTTGAATGGTTAGCTACCGATCAGGAGATACTAGAAAATTCCGATGTGGACGATCCCGAAAAAAATATTTGTTTGCCCCACGTGTGGGAACGGGATGGAAAGAAACTGTTTTTAGTTTTTCGTGATCACGGGTTATCCGACGCGATCGGGTTTGCATATTCGGAAATGAAATCCGAAGATGCGGCTAATGATTTTATTTCACGCGTTGATAAAGTCCGCAAAAAACTCCTGGAAAAAAATATAAACCCCGGCGGTTGTTTATTAAATGTTATTTTAGACGGAGAAAATTGCTGGGAGTTCTACCGGGATAACGGAGCCGACTTTCTCAAGCACTTGTATAGTAAATTATCCGAAAGCCGTACCATTCGGTCTGTGGCAATCGGCGATTTTTTAAAACGGGCGGATACGGAGAATATTCATTTCCCGCTTGTTACACGTTTACACCCGGGCTCCTGGATCAGCCACAATTTCGACATCTGGATCGGAAGCCATAAAGAAAAAAATACGGCATGGAAATATGTTAAAGCAACGCGTGATTTTTTAGTTGAAAAATCCAAAGCAAATTTTTCAAAAGAAACGATCGAGGCGGCATGGGAAGAAATATATCTCGCGGAGGGAAGCGACTGGTTTTGGTGGTTCGGGGACGATCATCAGGCAGATAATAAGTTTGAATTTGACGCGTTGTTTCGATATCATTTGATGCGCGTATATGACCTCCTGCATGTTTCTCCGCCGTCGTACCTGGCCATGCCTATTATGGCGCTGCAGTCGGCTGGAGCCGTGATGACACTGCCTACTTCCTATATCAAACCGAAAATTGACGGACGTGTCAGCCACTTTTACGAATGGATTGATGCGGGGTTTTATGAGGCGCATTTGGACGGCGACACTATGCATGTTTCCGACCCCTGGTTCAAAAAAGTGTACTACGGATTTGATGAAAAGTCGGTTTATTTACGCGTCGATTTTTTTGACGAGGTAACTGAAAAATTCAAACGTGATGGCAGGTATTCTTTGCAATTTGAATTTGTATCCATTACGACATTGATTTTTTCAGCCGCATCTTTTGAGGCGGCAGATCATCGCCGGATCGAATGCCGGCACAAATTTGGCCGGATATTTGAATCGGAGATTTCCATGGAGAGTCTTGGCCTGAAGCCCGGCGACTCTTTTCAGTTATCCGTCTCAGTGTATGAAAACGACCGCGAGATCGTGCGGCGTCCGTCGCGTAAGCCTTTGGTCATACCCATTCCGGATGAGTCTTCGGATAAATATTTATGGTCTGTGTAA
- a CDS encoding tetratricopeptide repeat protein: MLTPRKKISRKELHQDPLLNKIATVSDFTQANRQTITRIAMAVVAVAVIIYAYVTYHKSQNEESINKLVSAEQIYFSGDYREAIRRLEKFCTEYEGTTGGSAGTYYLANSYFNTDQYDFALTNYEKYIDDYSDNEVFTVSSMLGIAACYEGLNKYQEAVDQYEKTLKKYSENYNKAEIMMSLARAYRVMNQSDNAKTWYGRIVKEFPETSLSREAKSALEELGS; this comes from the coding sequence ATGTTAACGCCCAGAAAAAAAATTTCGCGTAAAGAACTTCATCAGGATCCGCTATTGAACAAAATTGCAACGGTGTCGGACTTTACACAGGCTAACCGTCAAACCATTACGCGGATTGCTATGGCCGTTGTGGCTGTTGCCGTGATTATTTACGCGTATGTGACCTACCACAAGTCCCAAAATGAAGAATCCATTAATAAACTGGTATCCGCAGAGCAGATCTATTTCTCCGGAGATTATCGCGAAGCCATTCGCCGGCTTGAAAAATTTTGTACGGAATATGAGGGAACTACAGGAGGCAGTGCCGGAACGTATTACCTGGCCAATTCTTATTTTAATACCGATCAGTACGATTTTGCCTTGACGAATTATGAGAAATACATAGATGATTACAGCGATAACGAGGTATTCACCGTTTCTTCGATGCTTGGCATAGCGGCCTGCTACGAAGGATTAAATAAATATCAGGAAGCCGTTGATCAGTACGAAAAAACATTAAAAAAATATTCGGAAAATTATAATAAAGCCGAGATCATGATGAGCCTCGCGAGAGCCTATCGCGTGATGAATCAGTCGGATAATGCAAAAACGTGGTATGGACGCATTGTGAAAGAGTTTCCGGAGACCAGCCTGTCTCGTGAAGCCAAATCTGCATTGGAAGAGTTAGGCTCATAA
- a CDS encoding nucleotide exchange factor GrpE, which yields MTDEMNINEKEKEITTEELALTEEKLEGEENSISIGQKSETPSEADALKDQLLRTLAEFDNYKKRSQRDMSQFMQAANEKLILELLPVIDDMERAIKVSKEITSDDAKVQQFVQGVEFIYKKIVKTLEAKGLKAIESIGMPLDVNLHDALIQIDAPDTEPNTVVDEHEKGYYLYDKVIRHAKVIVSK from the coding sequence ATGACAGATGAAATGAACATCAATGAGAAGGAGAAAGAAATTACTACCGAGGAATTAGCTCTGACGGAAGAGAAGTTGGAAGGCGAAGAAAATTCAATTTCCATTGGCCAAAAATCGGAAACGCCATCGGAAGCGGATGCGCTTAAAGACCAGCTGCTGCGCACGTTGGCTGAATTTGACAATTATAAAAAACGATCGCAGCGCGACATGAGCCAGTTTATGCAAGCAGCCAATGAAAAATTAATATTGGAACTATTGCCGGTGATCGACGACATGGAACGCGCGATCAAAGTATCAAAAGAAATTACATCAGACGACGCGAAGGTGCAGCAATTTGTGCAGGGCGTTGAGTTTATCTATAAAAAAATCGTAAAAACGCTGGAGGCAAAAGGACTAAAAGCCATAGAGTCGATCGGTATGCCGTTGGATGTGAATCTTCACGATGCCCTGATACAGATAGATGCCCCGGACACGGAGCCCAATACGGTCGTAGACGAGCACGAAAAAGGCTATTATTTATACGATAAAGTCATACGCCACGCCAAAGTGATTGTGAGCAAATAA
- the hrcA gene encoding heat-inducible transcription repressor HrcA, with protein MSQNKKDREKLILKYVVRLFIDTGNPIGSGFISKQLPMDISAATIRNIMSELEEQGYLRHPHTSAGRVPTDKGYRAYVNDMVDLEELSVQEKTILSSAIREITHKISQIAKGVDDVLFFSSKALADISNELGIILSPRFNLCIFEKLNLIPIAVGRILIELSLRSGFVKNVILEVESNLEHGELPKIEQVLNERLSGLTVAEIRKTIADRLKDLSFTDTQRRHFYRVFLSSSDQLFNFDDKNLLTFAGANNILSKPDFSESNDPFAIIRMLEEKSRFVDLLSEQIEGGGVAVTIGGENDIKDMNGCSIVKANYRLGDVTGTVGVIGPKRMPYGKIIPLVRHTANLLDEALNND; from the coding sequence ATGAGCCAGAACAAAAAAGACAGAGAAAAACTTATTCTGAAATATGTGGTGCGGTTATTTATTGACACGGGCAACCCCATTGGTTCCGGATTTATTTCCAAACAATTGCCTATGGATATTAGCGCTGCGACCATTCGGAATATTATGAGTGAGTTGGAAGAACAAGGGTATCTCCGGCATCCGCACACGTCCGCCGGCCGCGTTCCGACGGATAAGGGTTATCGTGCCTATGTCAACGACATGGTTGATCTGGAGGAGTTATCGGTTCAGGAAAAAACAATTCTGTCATCCGCTATTCGCGAGATCACGCACAAAATATCACAGATAGCCAAAGGCGTTGACGATGTTTTATTTTTTTCATCCAAAGCGCTCGCAGATATTTCTAATGAATTAGGAATCATTCTTTCGCCGCGTTTTAATCTTTGTATTTTTGAAAAATTGAATCTGATTCCGATCGCAGTTGGCCGGATATTGATCGAACTCAGTTTAAGGTCCGGCTTCGTAAAAAACGTGATTCTGGAAGTAGAATCGAATCTCGAGCACGGAGAATTGCCCAAGATCGAACAGGTACTGAATGAGCGCCTGAGCGGATTGACCGTCGCGGAAATTCGTAAGACCATCGCTGATCGCTTGAAGGATTTGTCATTTACCGATACGCAGCGGCGTCATTTTTATCGCGTTTTTTTAAGTTCATCGGATCAACTGTTCAATTTTGACGATAAGAACCTGCTGACGTTTGCCGGAGCAAATAATATTTTGTCGAAACCTGATTTTTCCGAGAGCAATGATCCGTTTGCGATTATACGGATGCTTGAAGAAAAGAGCAGATTTGTTGACCTGTTAAGCGAACAAATCGAAGGCGGCGGCGTGGCTGTAACGATCGGTGGTGAAAACGACATTAAGGATATGAACGGGTGCAGCATTGTCAAAGCCAATTACCGGCTTGGAGACGTGACGGGTACGGTAGGCGTGATCGGCCCTAAACGTATGCCCTATGGAAAAATTATTCCGCTGGTGCGGCACACGGCGAACTTGCTGGATGAAGCGTTAAATAACGATTAG
- a CDS encoding 2-oxoacid:ferredoxin oxidoreductase subunit beta has protein sequence MSTVTETPVIKLAKKDFESDQDIRWCPGCGDYSILATVQRTLPEFSLNKEKYVFVSGIGCSSRFPYYMNTYGFHTIHGRAPAIATGIKIANPDLNVWVVSGDGDSLSIGGNHFIHVLRRNLDLKYLLFNNRIYGLTKGQYSPTSEHGKVTKSSPMGSLEHSFNPIAVALGTGATFVARAMDRDPKNMQEVIRAAHNHRGTAFVEIYQNCNIFNDGAFESLTNKETKLDNTLLLEHGKPLVFGKARNKGIHLKGFKPEAVNLDEGKYSVSDLLVHDVSVNDPTLAFIYSQMTEDPGLPTPTGVFRAITKGCYDQDMKTQIAFAKDRLGAGNIASLLNKGDTWVVE, from the coding sequence ATGAGTACCGTAACTGAGACGCCGGTAATCAAACTTGCAAAAAAAGATTTCGAATCCGACCAGGATATACGATGGTGTCCGGGATGCGGCGACTATTCGATATTAGCGACGGTTCAGCGCACGCTGCCGGAGTTTTCTTTAAATAAGGAAAAATATGTCTTTGTTTCCGGGATCGGCTGTTCCAGCCGGTTCCCATATTATATGAATACCTATGGTTTTCATACGATTCACGGGCGGGCTCCGGCGATCGCTACCGGAATAAAAATTGCCAATCCCGACCTCAACGTATGGGTTGTGAGCGGCGACGGCGACTCGCTCAGCATTGGCGGTAATCATTTTATTCATGTTTTGCGCCGCAATTTGGATCTGAAATATCTTTTGTTCAATAACCGTATTTACGGATTAACGAAAGGACAGTATTCACCGACGTCGGAACACGGTAAAGTGACCAAATCCTCTCCGATGGGTTCGCTGGAACATTCGTTCAATCCGATTGCTGTTGCATTGGGAACCGGCGCTACTTTTGTTGCACGGGCGATGGATCGCGATCCAAAAAACATGCAGGAAGTCATTCGCGCGGCGCATAATCATCGTGGGACGGCCTTTGTGGAGATCTATCAGAACTGTAATATCTTCAATGACGGTGCGTTTGAATCGTTAACTAATAAAGAAACAAAACTCGATAATACGCTTTTGCTGGAACATGGTAAGCCGCTCGTGTTTGGCAAAGCACGCAACAAAGGCATACATTTGAAAGGTTTTAAACCTGAAGCTGTGAATCTGGATGAAGGTAAATATTCCGTCAGCGATCTTTTAGTGCACGACGTGTCGGTCAACGACCCGACGCTGGCATTCATATACAGCCAGATGACGGAAGATCCCGGACTGCCCACGCCGACCGGCGTGTTTCGTGCAATAACAAAGGGATGTTACGATCAGGATATGAAAACGCAGATTGCTTTTGCAAAAGACAGATTAGGTGCTGGAAATATAGCATCTCTTCTCAACAAGGGCGACACATGGGTTGTAGAATAG
- a CDS encoding 2-oxoacid:acceptor oxidoreductase subunit alpha encodes MASDAVKSLEEVTIRFAGDSGDGMQLVGTELTNTSALFGNDVGTLPDYPAEIRAPIGTLAGVSGFQLHIGSFDIHTPGDEVDVLVAMNPAALKANIKALKPNGVLIVNAESFDEKGLKLAALTSNPLEDGSVDGYQTFKVQMSSHTKAALKETGLDFREMERSKNFFALGMIYWLFNRPMETTIKFLQDKFAKKPKLAEANILALRAGHSYCDATEAFVNSYEVNPAKLPPGKYRNLGGNEATALGLIAASQKSGLELFLGSYPITPASDILHTLAKYKNFGVKTFQAEDEIAAVASAIGASFAGDLAITSTSGPGLCLKSEAINLAVMAELPLIIIDVQRAGPSTGLPTKTEQADLLQAMYGRNGESPVPIIAASRPGDCFETAYEASRIAVKYMTPVLLLTDGYIGNGAEPWRIPDPDSLPEFNVKYATNKEGFAPYARDQKTLARPWVIPGTPGMEHRIGGLEKKNIEGTVNYEPDNHDYMCRIRAAKIESIVNDIKPTEIFGPKSGELLIVGWGGTYGAIRTAVERCQKKNMKVSRLHLHWINPFPKDLGDILKRFKYVLVPEVNLGQLVKLIRAEYLVDAHGLSKITGQPFTAGEIERKIAEILTSKK; translated from the coding sequence ATGGCTTCGGATGCTGTAAAGAGTTTAGAGGAGGTCACGATTCGTTTTGCCGGTGATTCCGGAGACGGTATGCAGCTAGTCGGAACGGAGTTAACCAACACCTCTGCGTTGTTTGGTAATGATGTCGGCACGTTACCGGACTATCCGGCGGAAATACGCGCCCCGATCGGTACGCTGGCCGGTGTTAGCGGTTTTCAATTGCACATCGGCAGTTTTGATATCCATACGCCTGGCGATGAAGTTGACGTTTTGGTTGCGATGAATCCCGCGGCATTGAAGGCCAATATCAAAGCCCTCAAACCCAATGGTGTCTTAATAGTCAATGCGGAAAGTTTCGATGAAAAAGGATTAAAACTTGCCGCCTTAACAAGCAATCCGTTGGAAGACGGGTCGGTGGATGGATATCAAACTTTCAAAGTCCAAATGTCGTCGCACACCAAAGCGGCGCTTAAAGAGACAGGGCTTGACTTTCGTGAAATGGAGCGAAGTAAAAACTTTTTTGCGCTCGGCATGATCTATTGGTTGTTCAACCGTCCGATGGAGACCACTATCAAATTCCTGCAGGACAAGTTTGCTAAAAAGCCAAAATTAGCCGAAGCTAATATTCTCGCATTGCGCGCGGGACATTCTTATTGCGATGCCACCGAAGCATTTGTGAATTCTTATGAAGTTAATCCTGCAAAACTGCCTCCAGGAAAATATCGTAATCTCGGCGGTAACGAAGCGACGGCTTTAGGGCTTATTGCAGCTTCTCAAAAATCAGGGTTGGAATTATTTTTAGGCTCGTACCCGATTACTCCCGCCAGCGATATTTTACATACATTGGCTAAATACAAGAATTTCGGAGTCAAGACCTTTCAGGCTGAGGACGAAATCGCAGCAGTTGCATCCGCCATCGGGGCGTCGTTTGCCGGCGATCTTGCGATTACCAGCACGTCCGGTCCCGGGTTGTGTCTAAAAAGCGAAGCGATCAATCTCGCCGTGATGGCGGAATTACCTCTTATCATCATTGATGTGCAACGTGCGGGCCCCAGTACGGGATTGCCAACGAAAACGGAACAAGCCGATTTGCTTCAGGCGATGTACGGAAGAAACGGCGAATCGCCGGTGCCGATCATTGCCGCATCGAGGCCCGGAGATTGTTTCGAAACGGCGTACGAAGCTTCCCGCATCGCCGTTAAATATATGACGCCGGTCTTACTGCTGACAGATGGGTATATAGGTAATGGGGCCGAACCGTGGCGTATTCCCGATCCTGATAGTCTGCCGGAATTTAATGTAAAGTATGCGACGAATAAAGAAGGGTTTGCTCCCTATGCGCGCGATCAAAAGACCCTGGCAAGGCCGTGGGTTATTCCGGGTACACCGGGAATGGAACATCGAATCGGCGGACTTGAGAAAAAAAATATAGAAGGTACCGTTAATTATGAACCTGACAATCACGATTACATGTGCCGCATTAGAGCGGCGAAAATTGAAAGCATAGTTAACGATATCAAGCCAACCGAGATCTTCGGGCCAAAATCAGGCGAATTGCTTATTGTCGGTTGGGGCGGAACGTACGGCGCGATTCGCACAGCGGTGGAAAGATGTCAGAAAAAAAATATGAAAGTATCCAGATTACATTTGCACTGGATCAATCCATTTCCAAAAGATTTAGGCGATATTCTGAAACGATTTAAATATGTATTGGTCCCGGAAGTAAATCTGGGGCAGCTAGTTAAACTCATTCGAGCGGAATATTTGGTCGATGCGCACGGTTTAAGTAAAATAACAGGGCAGCCGTTTACCGCAGGAGAAATCGAAAGAAAGATCGCGGAAATATTGACTTCGAAAAAATAA
- a CDS encoding adenine phosphoribosyltransferase, whose protein sequence is MDYKKIIRSVPDFPKAGINFKDITTLVRNAEALKKSCMELAERFRDRKIDAVAGIESRGFIFGSMIAGELGVGFIPVRKPGKLPAKTISASYELEYGQNVLHMHTDAIVEGQTILIVDDLLATGGTVRATCDLVEQLGGIVGGIAVVVELTFLSGRDKLKPYDLVSLVTYDQE, encoded by the coding sequence ATGGATTATAAAAAAATTATACGCAGTGTTCCGGATTTTCCGAAGGCGGGGATCAATTTTAAAGATATTACAACGTTGGTCAGAAACGCCGAAGCGCTCAAGAAATCGTGCATGGAATTGGCAGAAAGGTTTCGTGATAGAAAAATAGACGCTGTGGCCGGAATCGAATCGCGCGGTTTTATTTTCGGTTCTATGATCGCTGGCGAATTAGGCGTAGGCTTTATTCCCGTTAGAAAACCTGGAAAATTACCGGCAAAAACCATTTCTGCATCGTATGAACTCGAATACGGACAGAATGTTCTTCACATGCATACCGATGCGATTGTAGAAGGACAGACGATTCTCATTGTGGATGACCTGCTTGCAACGGGCGGAACGGTGCGTGCAACGTGCGATCTGGTCGAGCAATTGGGCGGCATTGTTGGCGGTATCGCTGTAGTGGTTGAACTGACATTTCTATCCGGGCGCGATAAGCTGAAACCCTATGATCTCGTTTCTTTAGTTACCTACGATCAGGAATAG
- a CDS encoding acylphosphatase — protein sequence MNTAAEITVSGLVQGVGFRWFTQKRATELNLNGFVRNSEDGNVLVEVEGDRRQIEILIEKLHKGPAFSRVKDLNIVWKECESRFENFYIKD from the coding sequence ATGAATACTGCGGCCGAGATCACGGTCTCCGGATTGGTTCAAGGCGTAGGTTTTCGGTGGTTCACTCAAAAACGTGCGACCGAGTTGAATCTAAACGGGTTCGTTAGAAATTCGGAAGATGGCAATGTACTGGTTGAAGTGGAAGGAGATCGCCGGCAGATTGAAATTCTGATCGAAAAGCTGCACAAGGGCCCTGCTTTTTCCCGCGTCAAAGACCTCAATATCGTCTGGAAAGAATGTGAAAGCCGGTTTGAAAATTTCTATATAAAAGATTGA
- a CDS encoding diguanylate cyclase — translation MTEPITTTKTTEVIDDDAPRRQTRVLVVDDDDDGLYILKLLLSKMKYEVHTAKDGEEALQKAEALVPDIILLDVMMPKLNGFEVCKRVKATPEGQYIPIILLTAKSELMSKIEGLDCGADEYLTKPYDMSELTARIRSMLRIKNLNDSLRNANKQLEELSVTDELTRLYNRRYINKKLEDEFRRAQRYKRPLSCLMFDADHFKAVNDTYGHKFGDLVLKEISAIIQETVRLVDICGRFGGEEFIALLPDTDVDNALILGERIRKKVEMHEFKDENHSIHKTISIGISSVPDDLIKDEFQMVEWSDKALYHAKNSGRNKVILYSELDEFKEFKAR, via the coding sequence ATGACAGAACCCATCACTACGACAAAAACGACGGAAGTGATCGACGACGACGCGCCGAGACGCCAGACGCGCGTATTGGTTGTGGATGACGATGACGACGGGCTTTATATCCTCAAGCTTCTGTTATCAAAGATGAAATATGAGGTGCATACGGCCAAAGACGGCGAAGAGGCGCTTCAAAAGGCGGAAGCGTTGGTTCCTGATATTATTTTGCTCGACGTGATGATGCCGAAACTAAACGGTTTTGAAGTGTGCAAGCGGGTCAAAGCCACGCCGGAAGGCCAGTATATTCCGATCATTCTGCTCACCGCGAAAAGCGAACTCATGAGTAAAATAGAAGGTTTAGACTGCGGTGCGGATGAATATTTGACCAAGCCGTATGACATGAGCGAACTCACGGCACGAATACGCTCGATGCTTCGCATCAAAAACTTGAACGATTCGTTACGCAATGCCAATAAACAATTGGAAGAATTATCCGTAACCGATGAATTGACCCGCTTATACAATCGCCGCTATATTAACAAAAAGCTCGAGGATGAATTTCGCCGCGCGCAGCGTTATAAGCGCCCGTTGTCATGTCTCATGTTCGACGCCGACCACTTCAAAGCTGTGAATGACACCTACGGCCATAAGTTTGGCGACCTTGTGCTCAAGGAAATTTCCGCGATCATTCAGGAAACCGTACGACTTGTTGATATTTGCGGCCGTTTTGGCGGGGAAGAATTTATAGCGCTTCTTCCCGATACGGACGTAGATAACGCTTTGATTCTAGGCGAACGTATCCGCAAGAAAGTGGAAATGCACGAATTTAAAGATGAGAATCACTCCATCCACAAAACGATCAGTATTGGTATTTCCTCTGTGCCGGACGATCTGATTAAAGATGAATTCCAGATGGTCGAATGGTCAGACAAGGCATTATACCACGCCAAAAACTCCGGCAGGAATAAAGTAATATTGTATTCCGAATTGGACGAATTTAAAGAATTCAAAGCGCGATGA
- a CDS encoding SDR family oxidoreductase, with translation MKTVVLVTGASKGIGAANVDRWIRDGAFVIALSRIKKTLELSVKKYPKGKVFPIVCDVTSPASVEESYRIIKTKFKRVDVIINNAGTGYFEPIEKTSLEHWQTTINTILTGTFLMTKAMLPLLKKSKKAHIFNICSTASRKGFINCGSYAAAKFGQLGFTEVLRDELRPMRIKVTAIIPGAVNTPFWEKQASGFDLSKMLHASDVADAIVYAYTQSKNNLIEEIVLKPACGDL, from the coding sequence ATGAAAACCGTTGTGTTAGTTACCGGTGCCAGCAAGGGAATAGGTGCCGCGAATGTTGATCGTTGGATACGTGACGGCGCTTTTGTGATTGCATTATCGCGGATAAAAAAAACCTTAGAATTATCAGTAAAAAAATATCCCAAAGGAAAAGTCTTCCCAATTGTCTGTGATGTAACGTCGCCGGCGTCGGTTGAGGAGTCATACCGCATTATTAAAACAAAATTTAAGCGGGTAGACGTTATTATAAACAATGCAGGAACCGGTTATTTTGAGCCGATCGAAAAAACTTCGCTGGAACATTGGCAAACGACGATTAATACTATTTTGACCGGCACATTTCTGATGACCAAAGCAATGTTGCCTTTGCTCAAGAAAAGTAAGAAAGCGCATATTTTCAATATTTGTTCCACCGCGAGCAGGAAGGGATTTATTAACTGCGGCTCTTATGCTGCAGCCAAGTTTGGCCAACTCGGTTTTACTGAAGTGTTGCGGGATGAACTAAGGCCGATGCGCATTAAAGTAACGGCCATAATTCCCGGTGCCGTGAATACACCGTTTTGGGAAAAGCAGGCATCCGGTTTTGATCTTTCCAAAATGCTTCATGCAAGCGATGTAGCCGATGCCATTGTTTATGCTTACACGCAATCGAAAAATAATTTAATTGAAGAGATAGTTCTTAAACCGGCTTGCGGTGATCTATAA
- a CDS encoding 50S ribosomal protein L19 → MNKVDAVTAFQIRNDIPEFSPGDTVAVQVKVIEGDKERVQTFEGVVIQKRGSGIHASFTVRKISNGVGVERIFLKNSPRISAVSLVRRGRVRRAKLFYLRGRTGKSARVNEQLDAAATPAVKTAEVAPN, encoded by the coding sequence ATGAACAAGGTTGATGCAGTCACGGCATTCCAGATACGGAATGATATCCCGGAATTCAGTCCAGGGGATACTGTTGCCGTGCAGGTCAAAGTTATCGAAGGCGACAAAGAACGTGTTCAGACATTTGAAGGCGTTGTCATTCAAAAACGCGGCAGCGGTATTCACGCCAGTTTTACAGTTCGCAAAATTTCAAACGGCGTAGGCGTTGAGCGTATTTTTTTGAAGAATTCGCCCCGCATTTCTGCGGTTAGTCTGGTTCGAAGAGGCCGAGTCCGGCGAGCCAAACTTTTCTATCTCAGAGGACGAACAGGGAAAAGCGCGCGAGTGAATGAACAATTGGATGCGGCAGCCACGCCTGCGGTTAAAACGGCTGAAGTTGCTCCTAACTAA